A genomic stretch from Paraburkholderia dioscoreae includes:
- the fdxH gene encoding formate dehydrogenase subunit beta, whose amino-acid sequence MALQSLDIKRLSATTLPEPQVREPVTGTVAKLIDVSKCIGCKACQTACMEWNDLRDEVGTTTGIYDNPRDLSEHSWTVMRFSEYENTEGDLEWLIRKDGCMHCEDPGCLKACPSPGAIVQYTNGIVDFHEENCIGCGYCVTGCPFNVPRISKKDNRAYKCTLCSDRVAVGQEPACVKTCPTGAIMFGTKEDMKQQAADRVEDLKERGFQNAGLYDPAGVGGTHVMYVLHHADKANLYHGLPQNPKISAMVGLWKGLAKPLALAGIAFAAVAGFFHYTRVGPNEVSEAEEAEAQHEADEARRSREASNEAP is encoded by the coding sequence ATGGCACTGCAATCACTGGACATCAAACGCCTCTCGGCCACGACCTTGCCTGAACCGCAAGTGCGTGAGCCGGTCACGGGCACGGTCGCCAAGCTCATCGACGTCTCGAAGTGCATTGGCTGCAAGGCGTGTCAGACCGCCTGCATGGAGTGGAACGATCTGCGCGACGAAGTCGGTACCACGACCGGCATTTACGACAACCCGCGCGATCTGAGCGAGCATTCGTGGACCGTCATGCGGTTCTCGGAATACGAGAACACCGAAGGCGATCTCGAGTGGCTGATCCGCAAGGACGGCTGCATGCACTGCGAGGATCCGGGCTGTCTGAAGGCCTGTCCGTCACCGGGCGCGATCGTGCAGTACACGAACGGCATCGTGGATTTCCACGAGGAGAACTGCATTGGCTGCGGCTATTGCGTGACGGGTTGCCCGTTCAACGTGCCGCGCATTTCGAAGAAGGACAATCGCGCGTACAAGTGCACGCTGTGTTCGGACCGCGTGGCGGTGGGCCAGGAACCGGCTTGCGTGAAGACGTGCCCGACCGGCGCGATCATGTTCGGCACCAAGGAGGACATGAAGCAGCAGGCCGCCGACCGGGTGGAAGATCTGAAGGAACGCGGTTTCCAGAATGCCGGCTTGTACGATCCTGCCGGCGTGGGCGGCACGCACGTCATGTACGTGCTGCATCACGCCGACAAGGCCAACCTGTATCACGGTTTGCCGCAGAATCCGAAGATCAGCGCGATGGTCGGGCTGTGGAAAGGGCTGGCCAAGCCGCTGGCGCTCGCGGGTATCGCGTTCGCGGCCGTGGCCGGGTTCTTCCACTACACGCGCGTGGGTCCGAACGAGGTGAGCGAGGCGGAAGAAGCCGAAGCCCAGCACGAAGCCGACGAAGCACGCCGTTCGCGGGAGGCATCCAATGAAGCACCCTGA
- a CDS encoding formate dehydrogenase subunit gamma gives MKHPEHTELKDVKGNSLIVRYTPNERTNHWITAITFVLLALSGLAMFHPAMSWLYAIFGGGQWTRILHPFVGCVMFLSFLILALRFWHHNYLDKADIQWMKQIDDVLNNREEKLPAIGKYNAGQKLLFFTMVICLLLLLASGIVIWRRYFSFYFPIEIVRLAALVHAAAAFVLIVGIVVHIYAALWIKGSIGAMMRGTVTYGWARKHHPNWFKEIIGK, from the coding sequence ATGAAGCACCCTGAGCATACCGAGTTGAAGGACGTGAAGGGCAACAGCCTGATCGTGCGCTACACGCCGAATGAGCGCACGAATCACTGGATCACCGCCATCACGTTCGTGCTGCTGGCGCTCTCCGGCCTTGCCATGTTTCATCCGGCAATGTCGTGGCTTTACGCGATCTTCGGCGGCGGGCAATGGACGCGGATTCTGCATCCGTTCGTGGGCTGCGTGATGTTTCTGTCGTTCCTGATTCTTGCGTTGCGCTTCTGGCACCACAACTATCTGGACAAGGCCGACATTCAGTGGATGAAGCAGATCGACGACGTGCTCAACAATCGCGAGGAAAAGCTTCCCGCGATCGGCAAGTACAACGCCGGTCAAAAGCTGCTATTTTTCACGATGGTGATCTGCCTGCTGCTGTTGCTGGCAAGCGGCATCGTGATCTGGCGGCGCTACTTCTCGTTCTATTTTCCGATCGAGATCGTCCGGCTCGCGGCGCTGGTGCATGCGGCAGCGGCGTTCGTGCTGATCGTCGGCATCGTCGTGCATATTTATGCGGCGTTGTGGATCAAGGGATCGATCGGTGCCATGATGCGCGGCACGGTGACCTACGGCTGGGCGAGAAAGCATCATCCGAACTGGTTCAAGGAAATCATCGGTAAATAG
- the fdhE gene encoding formate dehydrogenase accessory protein FdhE, translated as MVQRILEVGDIESLDHSAIPRIRTPERLAVFSARAARLRQLAALNNPIAGYLHLMAVLADAQQAVMTGFKARPPSPELIASAQQHSMPLIPALSGVRDPAWRDVLRQLLDKVAAAGPLTPPLEALIDHLRTLDTAALEFQADAIFAQRFEEVDPASAPFIVAALQVVWTDLAADIDKREVPYIETLGLCPVCGSHPVASIVRVGGAYDNYRYLQCGLCSTEWHMVRAKCSNCDSTKGIAYHTVGSPDADEATRETESKNAALKAESCDECHTYRKIGIQSKDYDFEPFADDLASLTLDLLMGAEGYRRASPHPWLWPEQAAGADESSGESD; from the coding sequence GTGGTTCAACGTATTCTCGAAGTCGGCGATATCGAGTCGCTCGACCATTCGGCGATTCCGCGCATTCGCACGCCGGAGCGGCTTGCGGTGTTCTCCGCGCGCGCCGCGCGCCTGCGCCAGCTCGCGGCGCTCAACAATCCGATCGCCGGCTATTTGCACCTGATGGCCGTGCTCGCCGACGCGCAGCAAGCCGTGATGACAGGCTTCAAGGCGCGACCGCCGAGCCCCGAGTTGATCGCGAGCGCGCAGCAACATTCCATGCCGCTGATTCCGGCGCTTTCCGGTGTGCGCGATCCGGCGTGGCGCGATGTGCTGCGCCAACTGCTCGACAAGGTGGCCGCCGCGGGCCCGCTCACGCCGCCGCTCGAAGCGCTGATCGACCATTTGCGCACGCTCGATACCGCTGCGCTCGAATTCCAGGCCGACGCGATCTTCGCGCAGCGCTTCGAAGAGGTCGACCCGGCGAGCGCGCCGTTCATCGTGGCCGCGCTGCAAGTGGTGTGGACCGACCTCGCCGCCGATATCGACAAGCGCGAAGTGCCGTACATCGAAACCCTCGGCCTGTGTCCCGTGTGCGGATCGCATCCGGTGGCGAGCATCGTGCGCGTGGGCGGCGCGTATGATAACTACCGCTACCTGCAATGCGGGTTGTGCTCGACCGAATGGCACATGGTTCGAGCGAAGTGCTCGAACTGCGATTCGACCAAGGGTATTGCCTATCACACGGTCGGTTCGCCGGATGCCGACGAGGCCACGCGCGAAACCGAATCGAAGAACGCCGCGCTGAAAGCGGAATCGTGCGACGAATGCCATACTTATCGAAAGATCGGCATTCAGTCGAAGGACTACGATTTCGAACCGTTCGCGGACGATCTCGCCAGTCTCACGCTGGATCTCTTGATGGGGGCGGAAGGTTATCGACGGGCTTCGCCGCATCCGTGGCTGTGGCCCGAACAGGCCGCCGGTGCGGACGAGTCTTCCGGCGAGTCCGACTAG